The region atctctcagagccacggtgccgggcctgtaacggtGAGGCTTCTTCACACCGCCGGTGGCCGGGGCACTCTTGCGAGCAGCCTTAGTGGCGAGCTGCTTCCTGGGGGCTTTGCCACCGGTGGATTTgtgagcggtttgcttggttctggccatggcgctgctCTGACAGtcgggagtatagcctcgaaatgcctatGTGAAGTTTATAAGCCGGCAGTGGcgcctgctgattggacaccatctccccaccaccccgattgggtTTCGCAGGCCTCCTCCGTTGGCCATTGGACGGGAGGCCCGGCCTCTCCAAACTCAAACTCCCGGTGCGCtggcgcaataggacgccgccggccctttacgcgcaataatagtcgccaaagtcaagagtgacagCTTATAGGCACGTATCatctaatgctagcctgctatggcaaatgAGGCCAAGTAGGTGTTGTTGTTCATGCAAGGCCTCATGTGGGCACAGAATGTCGAAATAGTTGTGTATACACCCACCAATGTATTGCGGTCATAGAAAGGTACTTTGCGCTTTTGGAGAGCTAGGTggttggctcttaaaagagcctttgggggttGAGTAGTCAAGTTGAAGTCGCAGAGCGAATTTATTTGGCTTTGACTGCCTTCTCGGTCTTCTTGGGGAGTAGGACTGCCTGGATGTTGGGCAGCACACCACCCTGAGCGATGGTCACACCGCCGAGCAGTTTGTTCAGCTCCTCGTCGTTACGGACGGCCAGTTGTAGGTGACGGGGGGATGATACGAGTCTTCTTGTTGTCACGGGCAGCGTTGCCGgccaactccaggatctcagcagtcaGGTACTCGAGTACGGCGGCCAGGTAGACTGGTGCGCGCCAGCGCCCACACGCTCGGCGTAGTTGCC is a window of Coregonus clupeaformis isolate EN_2021a unplaced genomic scaffold, ASM2061545v1 scaf5735, whole genome shotgun sequence DNA encoding:
- the LOC123490940 gene encoding LOW QUALITY PROTEIN: histone H2A-like (The sequence of the model RefSeq protein was modified relative to this genomic sequence to represent the inferred CDS: deleted 2 bases in 1 codon), whose translation is MSGRGKTGGKARAKAKTRSSRAGLQFPVGRVHRLLRKGNYAERVGAGAPVYLAAVLEYLTAEILELAGNAARDNKKTRIIPPSPTTGRP